Genomic segment of Hoplias malabaricus isolate fHopMal1 chromosome 14, fHopMal1.hap1, whole genome shotgun sequence:
TGAGAGACATGAGTATCAAAATCTGGGGAATAAATTAATATGTCATGAATATATACAATAACATATTTCCCCAACATATCTTAAAATATGTCGTTAACAAATGTTTGAAAGACTGCTGGAGCGTTGGGTAGACCATAAATCATTACCAAATATTCGTAGTGCCCTCTAGTGGTGATAAATGCCGTTTTCCATTCATCCCCTTCCCTTATCCAGATTAGATTGTATGCACTACGAAGGTCTAGTTTAGTGAAATATTTAGCCCCCCTTAACTGTTCTAATGCTGTGGGAATAAGGGGTAACGGATAAGCAAaattttttgtgatgtcattaaGAGGGCGATAATTGATACATGGTCTCAGACCTCCATCCttctttttaacaaagaaaaatccTGAGGCTACTGGTGATTTGGAGGGATGATTAAAACCTTGATTTAGAGCCTCCTCAACATACTCCTCCATGACCCTTTCTTCCTCTCTGTTTAGTGACATAATGACACATTTCAAagtgaaatgaaaaaagaaactgACAGTAAATATGACTGATACCAAGTTTGTTGACTTGGCTGCCCTTCCTGAACTACATGGTGGTCTCTGTTTTCAGAAATTATGGATCTCTTTAAAAATACTGCCATTTAAATGTATCTACTGTAATGTATGATATTGATATAACGACAAAGTTcaaagtgaaattaaaaaagaaattgaatAGAAATGAATGGCTAAATGTAGGTAGAAAACGAGTGACTTTAAAACTACTACAGCCATTTTATGATAGTTTTTGATGTATGTGATGTGGGTTTTGGGAACAGTTGAATttgaaaaatgttctttttatgTAGAAACAATTGTAAGCAAACAGAtatataacagtaataaaatacagaaaatatagaatacGTTAGATATCAAAAGCAGTGGAGAACAAACGCCTTTTCATCTACTCTTTTGAGCTCGTTCGCCTTCCATCTAACAGAGAACATCTTTCTTTAGTATAGTATTGTGTAGGCAAAAGTGACAACATAAAAGCTTCACATCGTAGAACCACATGAACTATTTAAGGTCTGTCAGCATCATATTGTACCATCTATAGACGTGTTAGTGACTTTTTTAGCCTCAGAGAGCCGATTGCTCTTTAGTGTCTGATAGCAAGACCAAGAAATTTCTTTTGTCAACAAGCAGCTGGTCCTTCTGTCGAGGTACTCTAAAATGAATAATGTAAGACACATTGACAGGGACCCTATAGATATCCTTCAGAACTTTAACTGGGTTATCCACTGATATTTGCACCACACTCCTTGGGTCGACAACCATCTTTGCAGGGTTAAAGGTCTTAGTTGTATCAGGTTCTTTGTAAATATGTTCCAAAATATTAACACCtggaatatttttatattcaggCCTTTTAAAAGGCCTTTCTTGGGGAAAATCTGATTCTCGATGATAAACCCATATTTCTGTGCTTTGGCTGGAGAGTCTCCATCAGTAATGAAAGGTTAGCGTGTTTGTAAGGCATAATGATCTCATCTATGTCATTCAGGAGAATATATCTGGACTGATACATATTTCTATAGATGTATTCATTGAGTGTTACCAGTTAGACAGTGAAGTTGAACCGAAATGTTTCATGTTCCACTCATTTTTTTTCACTCCATTCATGTTTTTATCGGCAGGAAATCCATATTGTGAACGTCTGAGATGTTAGCTGTTGTTGAAACAGCTACGTGTGTTGCATTTTGAATGCCTTTTCCCTGACAATATCTGAAGCACCAAAAGGAAATCCAAAATGATCACAATAAATCTGAACTACAGCTTTAACACTGTGGCAGACATCATCAGAGCAACATAAACAATAAAGAGGTTGCAGAATGTCTCTTTTAATTATGCTGATAACTCATGGTATGGTTTCAATAAATCTATGATCGATGAAAGCAGACACCATTAAATGCTTTGTATGCTTAATGGGAATGATGGATTTTCTGGATTCTGTGATTCTGTTTTCATCTTTGAGTGAGATGaggtattttaaaataaaaaaaatacagttttacgaTGTCACTTTGCATCTTAGGCCACAGTTCTGCGTTCCTCAATACCTATCACCTGAAACAATattatgttgttgttattgttttgatTTTGCATAATGgtgtgatttttaaattaacattagTTAGGATTAGAAAAAAGTGAGTCTGGCtgagtattttaattaaaatttcccTCCACCTAAATTGCCTATACCTATATATACCTCCACCTatatttaatgttgatgattatggcttacagccaataaaattaaaaaaaattaaaattatcaacacaaaacactatGTAAATGTTTCCTAAGCTTGTAAAATGGTGCTTTAGTCTGATTCAGTAgactacacaatcatggggaagactgctgaattgacagatgtccagaaggcagtcattggcatcctcctgctgtatccatcTATATGATAAACAGATCTCAAATTGCTTATGTATGCCTTAGATGGGGGGAATTCAAACTGTGCTCGAGTTAATTGCAGGAGGAATGGGAGATTGATATCATGAACCTGTTTAATACTTATTTTCTTGTATTTCACAATAACAGATAACATACATATGTTGTGGTGGTGCAACATATAGTGTTGTCCACACAGTTCCCAGGTTCTTGGTTGTGAGAACTTGTAGGCCCTGATCTAAGGACTTGAAAATTAAAATCTGTATTTGTGCTTCAATGGAGTGTTGGGGTCTTCCATTTTTCATTTAGACAGTTTAGACAGCATATGCACTGCTAATCCTCTCAATAAACTCAAAATTCATGTCTCCCCTTTATTAGTAATCATGGTATCACAGCAGTATTTAACTTGACAAGTTTTTAATTCGCCTTAATACATGCATATAACGTTAATTAGATTAACTGGGTTGAGGGCATTGGAGCTGCAGTCTGTTCTACCTAAATGTTGAAGTAAATCATTAAATCTTTAAGGGTGCAGCAGTTAACATGTCAAAAACAATTTTCCCCACAAAACCACATAACTCTCACAAGGTGAACCCACAAACactatgaatataaatatgttataCTGTAGCACTGCTGCTTATATTCCCTAGATTTAAGAATATGAAGACATACATTTGTGTGAATATTAATGTTTAGATTAGTGTGaagtagggctgtgccatacTATTCGCAATAATAttgtcatcatttttaaaattatatttcacaaaatcaatattgtgataatagtgatattctgacttgtttacataaaaatgtcatgcagttacccataatatggcatacaCACTTTACAGGAGTAATTTAGACGCAGCGAAGTACAGTGAAGGAAGTGGGTCTGATGTaaaggaatttgctccaaaaaagaaGAATGATTTCATTACTGTGGAGGTTGTTTAGTTACCAAATATCAAATGTACAATAAACTATGATATTATGTTAGAAATGAAAAAgccttaaatattattaatatacattgaatatatttagtttaataaaagtattttttggcATCACCAAGAATCGtattgccaaaataccctgaaatattgtgatattattttagggccatatcgcccacccctagtgtAAAGAAACTTCTTGTCTTAGTTAATTATTCCATAATCTGGACAGGCAGCTTTGTTTGCCTtcaaatattttgtgtttaacaGCCTATAGTGGCTTCTTCAGATTACAGACCATCCAAAATAAGCTCAAAATAATGTACTTTATAACATGTCATCCACCATGTCACCTACCCCTTTTTCCCCCCACCCCTCTTCTGCTATCTAGGGCTCCTTATACACAtgtaccctaaccctaacattAACCCTAACTCAAACATTTTCCTGACTTTACCCaatggagctgtatgtgtgaactcAAATTTCCAGGTAATATCTGAGTGAGCACATGTCTGAAAAGAGCTGGTAATGTTCCAGAGAATCATGGTGTATCTCCTGCACAGGTACcaccccatgcctaaagcatgctGAACATTTCCAACTGTAAGAATGCACCTGTCACAGAATATCTCTAGCTGTTaactacatgtgtgaaaggacaaaTCTGGAAAATGTCCAGGCCTTATGTTTCATTTGCAATACAtccaatattaattataatcatgcacgggataaaatgaaaaatattccaTGCCAATTCAGTAGAGATTCATATATGTCCCACCCCACTCTCCTCTTACCTGCTTCCACAAATTATGTTGATTAAATCCTACACCTAAACCTTATGGTTGCTTTTTCcttttacaaaccggattccacaaaagttgggacactaaacaaattgtgaataaaaactgaatgcaatgatgtggaggagccaacatttaatattttattcagaatagaacacaaatcacagatcaaaagtttaaactgagagaatgtatcgtTTTAAGGGAAACATATGTTGTTTGAAactttcatggcgtcaacaaatcccaaaaatgttgggacaaggccatttttttccactgtgtggcatcccccttcttcttacaacactcaacagaagtctggggacagaggagaccagtttcccaagtttagaaataggaatgctctcccattcatgtctaataccgGCCTCTAACTGTTTaattgtcttgggccttctttgtcgcaccttcctcctTATGACGCGCCAAATGTTCtttataggtgaaagatctggactgcaggctggccatttcagtacccggatccttcacctacgtagccatgatgttgtgattgctgcagaatgtggtctggcattatcttgttgaaaaatgcagggtcttccctgaaagagatgacgtctagatgggagcatatgttgttctagaacctgaacatagttctctgaattaatggtgcctttccagacatgcaagctgcccatgccacaagcactcatgtaaccccataccatcagagatgcagGCTTcggaacggagcgttgataacttgggttatccttgtcctctctgctccggatgacatggcatcccagtgttccataaagaacttcaaattgtgactcatctgactaCAGAACTGTCTTCCATTTTGCCGcaatccatttaaaaaaaaccctggcccagtgcaaacatctgagcttgtggagcttgcttagaaatggcttcctctttgcaactgtagagtttcagttggcaacggtggattgtgttcactgacaatgctttctggaagtattcctgagcccattctgttatttccttgacagtggcattcctgtttgaggtgcagtaatgtttaagggcccagagatcacgagcatccagtagagttttacggccttgacctttacgcacagcaattggtccagattctctgaatcttttgatgatgttatgcacagttgatgatgataacttaaaagtctttgctattttacactggattgcttagtgtcccaacttttttggaatccggtttgtatgatccgatcagcaactaGCTACTCTTAACAGCTATGGTTACTCATTATGTATCAACAATGCAATAAATGCaaactaaggctgtacctagccccagtgtccgcatgggtttcctccaggtaggTGGACTTGTACGCAGTGGATTGGCAAcacaaaagtatccataggtgtgagtgtgtgtcgccctgtgaaggactggcccccagtgattctgagtaggctcccaACCCAtcatgatcctgaactggataagcggttacagacgatgaatgaatgaatgaatgaatgtaacagGCTATATGGTGGCATATGGCCTGTAAGGGCTttaatagaaaaagaaaacaaatgtttttaatggcctgcaattaatatttatatattaatttcacacacacacacacacacacacacacacacacacacatatatatacaggtgtatctcaataaattagaatatcaaaagtaaatttatttcagtaattcagttcaaaaagtgaaacttatttatagattcattacaaacagagtgatctatttcaggtatttatttattttaatgttgattattatggcttacagcccaACCCCAAAAGTCATTAACttagaaaatttgaataatcaacgcaaaacacctgcaaatatttcctaatcatttaaaattgtgtcttagtctggttcagttgactacacaatcatggggaagactgctgacttgacagatgtccagaaggcagtcattggcatcctcctgctgtatccaagcactaattgaaagttgagtggaaggaaaaagtgcAGAAAAAGGTGCACAGCTAACAAGGATAACCACAGCCCTGAaaggattttcaagaaaaagccattcaaaaatgtgggggagattcacaaggaatggactgctgctggagttacAGTTGCATCCAGGACATGGGCAacaactgtcgcattccttgtgtggtaaatattattaatataagtaATTGTATGGTTTGGTTTTAGTTGACATTAAAGTAACCCTGCAAGGTTTAGGCAACATGAATACATGCAGGACAATAGTCAAAACAGAAAGGTCAGGGGTTCATAGCAATCAATATGATCTGTATATGCAGACAGTTAATCTTGAGCAATCTTGCAAAGCTTAGGCAATATGAGTAAGTGTAAAAAAAGCAGCAACACACGTTAGCGCACTGCTAATCAGATGGATCAGCTAAAGCAAAACAGAATGTTCAATAACACTTACATACCCAGACAGAAAAACAGTTGTACACACATAGCAACCGCCTAGCAATGCTGATGCGCACAAATTGAGGTCCAATCACAAACAGACACCTTGCTTAAGAGTCAGACAGAACATAGTATAAGAAGAGGAGTCAGAAAGCGAGGTCTTCGGAGAACAGGAGGTTAAAGGCTAAATGTATTGAATGTAATGTTCTCCCCGGAATTCCGTataataaaaactgttttgATTGTTCACTCAGACTCTGTGTTAACCTCTTCTGTTCCAATTATTTGCATCAACAAATGCGCAGGACAGATTTGTCCACACTTTTGTCAAGCTCTATGTAAACAAATTACTATTTACATTGAAATAGCTAAAAGGTCAAACTTATGTTTAGCTGTTTTATCATGTCCattttatgttcatttttataatgcaattttgttttattgagaTTACGAATTATTCTTGTAttattgttaatgttattgtttcaTTTATGATTTTTTGTGCAACACTGTCTGCTTCGAAAGAACCAGGACGTGCAGAAAAAAAAGCCGTTTTTGGCTGAGCTGCCCCTGCGCCCTCACCGCGCTGCATACATGCGAGTGGCCCATAATTGATTATTAATGTTAGACCAAATTATCATCAGCTACATCTACCAAACTTTTTGTACAAAGACAATTTTCCACGAGAAATAAACAGCCaagaataatataaaatataaaaaaatataaaaaaatattccacAAAGCACGGCTCCTACTTTAGCCAGATAACCTAAACCTGAAATCAAGCTGAACCAGTAGAGGGGATCAGGATTTTCCTATTGGAAGGCTCACAACATGGGTTTATATTACCGGGCATTCTCTGAAATTGCGCTTAATAACCGCTGAGTGAGTCTTTTGAAATGCAGGATACAGCCCCAAATATGGTCTTCAATTTGGAAAACTTGAAGTGAGTTTTTGTGTTTCTTGATTTTACcttttaaacaacatttgttctGTCATGATAATACAACAAATAATTCGTTatgtcaataataataatctcgTTTATGTGGTGATACTTAAATGCCATTTTGTCAAATCCTTTTCTTGTCATGACAATGAAATAATTCGTTTTCGTTATTTAGTTAAAGTCGTAACTTAAAAAagtaatagaaataaaaataatgaatatatatatatatatatatatatatatatatatattcattattttatatatttattatacttatatatattaatcgataaaactaataatatttCGTTAAACTGAGAGAAACAATGGTGGAAATATCATGGGCTTTTAGGGCTTCCGTATTTTAGGGTCTCCGTATTTCAAGACCTCACTTTTCCTTGCTGTGATGAGCAAAATTAGCTAGTATTACCTTACATTGTTAAAATTATCGGACTCCCCAAAATATATCATCAGAGTTGGCGTATTTTGAGCTGCCAGACACGTTTAAGAAAAGAAACGGTACATGGTAAGCAACAGAAGCTCGAATTGTTTGATTTTAAGATGCGGCCTAGTTATCAGGTATCAAGTAATATTTTGACAAATAtatgttattttaattttcttaatatttgttcatttaaaatgttttttcctGATAATATTTAATTCAAATTATGCCTGAATAAAAATTTGAAGGgattaattttaaatacaatttatgTTGCAACAGGTTGTAGCGCATTTTGTAtgcttaattttttaaaatgctaaaattaactaaaatgtttacataaaaagtacttaaaatgttattatcaaattataaaaaaatgatCTATTTTGCTTATGaagtaaatgtttatatttttctataaagtgtGCCTCTATTGCTGGAACCCTATAAATACGAGATAACACTCAGGCCAATTTCCTTTTTCATTCATCGCTATGAGAAAGAAGTGATTACACCAGGGCCGTCAGAGATTAATGTTTAGTGGGCTAAGCTTTAACTAGGGGGCTCTATGAATAATTGCttcatagcagcaaatttctctgacgaggtacagattaagaaaagccACAATGTTACTTACAGTACTCAAATGCCTAGAATATAGACTGGTATAATCAATGTGTAAATGTCAGTCGACAGGTAGAAAAGCAAAACTGAACAACTATTATCTAATTATATACAGGTAtctgtaaaatgtacagttataaCATCAGGAAAGAACACAAAAATCTATTCGGTCTGTTCTGCATACTGCGGTGTTTAATGCGTGAACATTTGAATGGGCTTTTTTAGCAGGCTTACGTTCATTTATAATCAGGTTTCCACTGATAGCATAATGCTATTTCAGCTTGTGCATCAGTGGCTTTTCAATATAGTTGAGTAAAGATTGTAACACGTagtcagttatttattttttctttatttttgtcttgaaatgaTACTCGCCGTCAGGAAACTCACtacacatttttcttgcatACACCATGTGCgtattctgtcaagaaagcaatacagaccGATAGCCAACGGCGTCAAAGGGAAATGCAGCAATCAAAGGGACGTTCTCACGCCTGTTGTTGCACATCCTTGCTGTCGGACTTTGTTTAACTGAGGTGGCATACAGATCAAATTTCCAGAAAATACACACAACTGTGTGTGAAACGTTACAGAGCTGCACAAATCTGGCGAAAAGAAAATGGCTAGTTGAAAAAGTGAATTACCACTTTTATGACAATTAAGAGAGTTTAAATAATTAGTGATGCCAGGAAGACACATGACTGTGGCCAAAAGATTTCCAaggttttgctttttttcttcttttttgttacTATTAATCAGTATTCCCAACCTGAGTTCACTAAACACTTTTCCCTAGCCTTACCTAAAATTACAAAATTTAAATGACTTActataaattaaaaacagtaaTATTTTCTTTCAATGCATAGGTACCAAGGACTACAGGACAGTggctgaaaatgaaaacagatatTTTGAAAGTGATTCTTCTTGTTTTAATGCTTATGGGTATCACTGTCATCTTGGTCCCGAAGTTAAGGGCACAACCTGAGATGCACAGCCCATCTGAAAAAGAACAAACCAGAATCAGAGGAGATGAGAAATCCATAACCCCCATTAAGCATACAAAGCACTTTATGGTGTCTGCTTTCATCGATCAtagatttaaaaacacaatacGTGTTATCAGCATAATGAAACGAGACAGTCTGCAACCTCTTTATTGCATCTGTTGCACTGACAATATCTGCCAAACTGCTGAAGCTGAAGTCCAGATTAACAGTGATCATTTTGGATTTGCTTTTGGGGCTTCAGACGTACTGTGTAAGGTAGAAgacattcaaaatgcagcacatGTAGCTATTTCAACAACAGCAAACATCTCAGACGTTTACAATATGGATTTCCTGCCGATAAAGAACAGAGTGGAACATGAAACATTTCGGTTCAACTTCACTGTCTGTGTCTCCAGCCTTTTTGGGGCCTACAATAATGTTCTGCAGTTTGCCCAAAGCATGGAGATGTACAAGCTTCTAGGTGTGCAACATGTAGTGATCTACAACACCAGCTGTGGTCCTGACCTGGAGAAGCTTTTACAGCACTACAGGAGAGAGGGTATTCTAGAAGTTGTCCCATGGCCTATTGACCAGTTCCTTACCCCTTCAACAGGATGGAACTCAAAACGTCATTCAGGGGAGCTTCAGTACTATGGCCAACTGGTAACACTCAATGAATGCATCTATAGAAATATGTATCAGTCCAGATATGTTCTCCTGAATGACATAGATGAGATCTTTATGCCTAAAAAACATGCTAACCTTTCATTACTGATGGAGACTCTCCAGCCAAAGCACAGAAATGTGGGTGTGTTTATCATCGAGAATCAGATTTTCCCCAAGACAGTGTTTGAGGAAACTGGACATTTCAAAAGGCCTGAATGGAAAAATATTCCTGGTGTTAATATTTTAGAGCACATTTACAAAGAACCTGATAGAACTAGGATCTTGAACCCTGCAAAGATGATTGTCGACCCAAGGAGTGTGGTGCAAACATCAGTGCATCATCCACTTCAAACCCTTGAAGATATCTATAGGGTCCCTGTTAATGTGTGTTATGGTGTCCATGTTAGAGCAGCTCAACAGAGGGGTCTTACAAAAGACCAGCTGCTTGTTGACAAAAGGGTGTGGGACTTTGAGAAAGAATTGGTAACAAATGTTAATCAGGCACTGAAATCCTCAGGATTTTTGAATGTTTCAGACTGCAATTTTTAAATGGTTTTCTCCTTATTCTTTCTGTATGGGACTTTGTAAAATCCCATAAATGTCAATACAAATGTGacatcaatatttaaaataaggcatctcaatatgaaaaaaaaaaaataaaatatttgtgataATATCAAATTTGATCTGATTCAAATGTGAGaagaaataatattttatctGGTTATTCACTTTAgtgctgtttaaaaataattaaatttattttgtgaagggttttttttttattttttttgtcgaCTATCACTGCAATAATATTTAAACCAATTTTGTGACTATGGTCATTTTTCTGCCTCCAGATATTTCCTTCTATTTATGTCTTCTATTTTTCTTAAAGACAGATGTATTGTTAGTGGTGGAGGATC
This window contains:
- the LOC136666574 gene encoding beta-1,4-galactosyltransferase galt-1-like isoform X2, with protein sequence MKTDILKVILLVLMLMGITVILVPKLRAQPEMHSPSEKEQTRIRGDEKSITPIKHTKHFMVSAFIDHRFKNTIRVISIMKRDSLQPLYCICCTDNICQTAEAEVQINSDHFGFAFGASDVLCKVEDIQNAAHVAISTTANISDVYNMDFLPIKNRVEHETFRFNFTVCVSSLFGAYNNVLQFAQSMEMYKLLGVQHVVIYNTSCGPDLEKLLQHYRREGILEVVPWPIDQFLTPSTGWNSKRHSGELQYYGQLVTLNECIYRNMYQSRYVLLNDIDEIFMPKKHANLSLLMETLQPKHRNVGVFIIENQIFPKTVFEETGHFKRPEWKNIPGVNILEHIYKEPDRTRILNPAKMIVDPRSVVQTSVHHPLQTLEDIYRVPVNVCYGVHVRAAQQRGLTKDQLLVDKRVWDFEKELVTNVNQALKSSGFLNVSDCNF
- the LOC136666574 gene encoding beta-1,4-galactosyltransferase galt-1-like isoform X1, giving the protein MVPRTTGQWLKMKTDILKVILLVLMLMGITVILVPKLRAQPEMHSPSEKEQTRIRGDEKSITPIKHTKHFMVSAFIDHRFKNTIRVISIMKRDSLQPLYCICCTDNICQTAEAEVQINSDHFGFAFGASDVLCKVEDIQNAAHVAISTTANISDVYNMDFLPIKNRVEHETFRFNFTVCVSSLFGAYNNVLQFAQSMEMYKLLGVQHVVIYNTSCGPDLEKLLQHYRREGILEVVPWPIDQFLTPSTGWNSKRHSGELQYYGQLVTLNECIYRNMYQSRYVLLNDIDEIFMPKKHANLSLLMETLQPKHRNVGVFIIENQIFPKTVFEETGHFKRPEWKNIPGVNILEHIYKEPDRTRILNPAKMIVDPRSVVQTSVHHPLQTLEDIYRVPVNVCYGVHVRAAQQRGLTKDQLLVDKRVWDFEKELVTNVNQALKSSGFLNVSDCNF